The proteins below come from a single Papaver somniferum cultivar HN1 chromosome 11, ASM357369v1, whole genome shotgun sequence genomic window:
- the LOC113325415 gene encoding 60S acidic ribosomal protein P2-2-like, with product MKVIAAYLLLVLGGNTAPTAEDIKGVLGSVGADCDDSRIELLLTQVKGKDITELIASGREKLASVPSGGGAPMAVAASGGGGAAAPAAAEQKKEEKVEEKEESDDDMGFSLFD from the exons ATGAAGGTTATCGCTGCTTACTTGCTTCTTGTTTTGGGTGGAAACACCGCACCTACAGCTGAGGATATCAAGGGAGTCCTTGGATCAG TTGGAGCTGATTGCGATGACTCGAGAATTGAGTTGCTCCTTACTCAAGTCAAGGGTAAGGACATAACTGAACTTATTGCATCTGGAAGGGAGAAGTTGGCCTCCGTCCCCTCAGGAGGTGGTGCTCCAATGGCTGTTGCTGCATCTGGTGGTGGCGGTGCTGCTGCACCTGCTGCTGCAGAGCAGAAGAAGGAAGAGAAggttgaagagaaagaagagtcTGATGAT GATATGGGTTTCAGTCTATTTGACTGA
- the LOC113322944 gene encoding flagellar radial spoke protein 5-like isoform X1: MATCVNHHFFTNLKPIKPTQTPYTGSKLHPVNSTSIRCVQTGEKERVTVVKNGNDSLEICRVLNGMWQTSGGWGKIDRDDAVEAMLRYADSGLSTFDLADHYGPAEDLYGIFINKVRRERAPEMLEKIKGLTKWVPPPVKMTSRYVRESINVSRKRMDVPALDMLQFHWWDYSNTGYLDALKHLTDLKEEGKIKTVALTNFDTERLHIILENGIPIVSNQVQHSIVDMRPQQKMAELCQLTGVKLITYGTVMGGLLSEKFLDTNLSIPFAGPPLNTPSLQKYKRMVDAWGGWGLFQTLLQTLKTVANKHGVSISTVAVKYVLDQQSVAGSMVGVRLGLAEHINDCNAVFSLTLDEDDVNSIQEVTKKGKDLLRAIGDCGDEYRRA; this comes from the exons ATGGCGACCTGTGTAAACCACCATTTCTTCACCAATCTGAAACCAATTAAACCTACTCAAACCCCATACACAGGTTCTAAGTTACACCCAGTGAACTCGACCTCGATTCGATGCGTCCAAACAGGAGAGAAAGAACGAGTCACAGTAGTGAAAAACGGCAACGATTCACTAGAAATCTGCAGAGTTTTGAATGGCATGTGGCAAACTAGCGGTGGTTGGGGGAAAATCGATAGGGACGATGCAGTTGAAGCTATGCTTCGATATGCCGATTCTGGTCTTTCCACTTTTGATTTGGCGGATCACT ATGGACCAGCAGAAGATCTATATGGAATTTTCATCAACAAAGTCCGTAGGGAACGTGCACCAGAGATGTTGGAGAAGATTAAAGG CCTTACCAAATGGGTACCGCCTCCCGTTAAAATGACAAGTAGATATGTTCGCGAAAGCATCAACGTGTCAAGGAAGAGAATGGACGTTCCAGCCTTAGATATGCTTCAGTTTCATTG GTGGGATTACTCCAACACGGGCTACCTCGATGCTTTAAAACATCTTACAGATCTAAAAGAAGAAG GTAAAATCAAGACAGTGGCTTTGACGAATTTTGATACTGAGAGGCTGCACATAATCTTGGAAAATGGTATCCCAATCGTTAGCAATCAG GTCCAACATTCTATTGTCGACATGCGTCCTCAACAGAAAATGGCAGAACTTTGTCAGCTCACAGGAGTAAAACTTATaac GTATGGAACTGTGATGGGAGGTTTATTATCAGAGAAATTCCTCGACACCAACTTATCGATTCCTTTTGCTGGCCCTCCTCTAAATACCCCATCTCTTCAGAAATACAAAAGG ATGGTGGACGCTTGGGGTGGATGGGGTTTATTCCAAACACTGCTTCAAACTTTAAAGACAGTAGCTAATAAACATGGGGTATCCATCTCTACTGTAGCCGTGAAATACGTTCTGGATCAG CAATCAGTTGCTGGATCAATGGTTGGTGTGAGGCTTGGCCTGGCAGAGCATATAAATGATTGCAACGCTGTATTTTCCCTCACTCTTGACGAGGACGACGTGAATAGCATTCAGGAAGTAACAAAGAAAGGAAAGGATCTCCTGAGAGCTATTGGTGACTGTGGAGATGAATACAGACGTGCTTGA
- the LOC113322944 gene encoding flagellar radial spoke protein 5-like isoform X2 translates to MAASIVFCSNFAFNPVRTQAQISPKLGKLVRGCMKYEQAVVENPRVTEVKHKKDSLEICRIVNGMWQTSGGWGKIDENNAVEAMLKYVDAGLTTFDMADIYGPAEDLYGIFINKVRRERAPEMLEKIKGLTKWVPPPVKMTSRYVRESINVSRKRMDVPALDMLQFHWWDYSNTGYLDALKHLTDLKEEGKIKTVALTNFDTERLHIILENGIPIVSNQVQHSIVDMRPQQKMAELCQLTGVKLITYGTVMGGLLSEKFLDTNLSIPFAGPPLNTPSLQKYKRMVDAWGGWGLFQTLLQTLKTVANKHGVSISTVAVKYVLDQQSVAGSMVGVRLGLAEHINDCNAVFSLTLDEDDVNSIQEVTKKGKDLLRAIGDCGDEYRRA, encoded by the exons ATGGCAGCCTCCATTGTTTTCTGCTCCAATTTTGCTTTCAATCCTGTTAGAACCCAAGCTCAAATCAGTCCCAAATTGGGGAAACTCGTTCGTGGATGTATGAAATATGAACAAGCTGTTGTTGAGAATCCGAGAGTTACTGAGGTGAAGCACAAAAAGGATTCCCTAGAGATTTGCAGAATTGTTAATGGAATGTGGCAGACTAGTGGAGGTTGGGGCAAAATTGATGAGAACAATGCTGTGGAGGCCATGCTTAAATACGTTGATGCTGGACTTACAACCTTTGACATGGCAGATATCT ATGGACCAGCAGAAGATCTATATGGAATTTTCATCAACAAAGTCCGTAGGGAACGTGCACCAGAGATGTTGGAGAAGATTAAAGG CCTTACCAAATGGGTACCGCCTCCCGTTAAAATGACAAGTAGATATGTTCGCGAAAGCATCAACGTGTCAAGGAAGAGAATGGACGTTCCAGCCTTAGATATGCTTCAGTTTCATTG GTGGGATTACTCCAACACGGGCTACCTCGATGCTTTAAAACATCTTACAGATCTAAAAGAAGAAG GTAAAATCAAGACAGTGGCTTTGACGAATTTTGATACTGAGAGGCTGCACATAATCTTGGAAAATGGTATCCCAATCGTTAGCAATCAG GTCCAACATTCTATTGTCGACATGCGTCCTCAACAGAAAATGGCAGAACTTTGTCAGCTCACAGGAGTAAAACTTATaac GTATGGAACTGTGATGGGAGGTTTATTATCAGAGAAATTCCTCGACACCAACTTATCGATTCCTTTTGCTGGCCCTCCTCTAAATACCCCATCTCTTCAGAAATACAAAAGG ATGGTGGACGCTTGGGGTGGATGGGGTTTATTCCAAACACTGCTTCAAACTTTAAAGACAGTAGCTAATAAACATGGGGTATCCATCTCTACTGTAGCCGTGAAATACGTTCTGGATCAG CAATCAGTTGCTGGATCAATGGTTGGTGTGAGGCTTGGCCTGGCAGAGCATATAAATGATTGCAACGCTGTATTTTCCCTCACTCTTGACGAGGACGACGTGAATAGCATTCAGGAAGTAACAAAGAAAGGAAAGGATCTCCTGAGAGCTATTGGTGACTGTGGAGATGAATACAGACGTGCTTGA